The Arthrobacter burdickii genome window below encodes:
- a CDS encoding uracil-DNA glycosylase, with protein MTDDGALFDLPASSTTGAARKTGRPRTSTPPSPNESVFPFAAPAGIEELVPEDWAAALKPVEPVLHQLAASLAADLDNGLRILPDAPHILRAFTTPLDRVRVVIVGQDPYPTVGHAVGLSFAVDPATRPLPRSLANIYRELAADTGAAPPATGDLSGWTEQGVLLLNRVLTVRAGDPASHRGLGWELVTDAAIRALVARGGPLVAILWGKDALRLKPLLGATPTVESAHPSPLSASRGFFGSRPFSRVNDLLAQQGAEPIDWSRTTAVGRAG; from the coding sequence ATGACCGACGACGGCGCCCTCTTCGACCTCCCTGCCTCCTCGACGACGGGTGCGGCACGAAAGACCGGGAGGCCGCGGACCTCCACCCCGCCCTCGCCCAACGAGTCGGTCTTCCCGTTCGCTGCTCCCGCGGGCATCGAGGAGCTGGTCCCCGAGGATTGGGCAGCCGCGCTCAAGCCCGTCGAACCGGTACTGCACCAGCTCGCAGCATCGCTCGCGGCGGACCTGGACAACGGGCTGCGGATCCTTCCGGATGCGCCGCATATCCTGCGGGCCTTCACCACCCCGCTGGACAGGGTGCGCGTGGTCATCGTGGGGCAGGACCCGTACCCGACCGTGGGGCACGCCGTCGGACTCAGCTTCGCCGTCGATCCCGCGACCCGGCCGCTTCCCCGCAGCCTCGCGAACATCTACCGGGAGCTGGCCGCGGACACGGGGGCGGCTCCACCCGCCACGGGTGACCTGTCCGGATGGACGGAGCAGGGGGTCCTGCTGCTCAACCGGGTGCTGACGGTCCGCGCCGGCGATCCCGCCTCGCATCGCGGCCTGGGCTGGGAGCTCGTGACCGACGCCGCCATCCGCGCTCTCGTGGCCCGGGGCGGTCCGCTCGTCGCCATCCTGTGGGGCAAGGACGCACTCCGCCTGAAACCCCTGCTCGGCGCGACGCCGACCGTGGAGTCCGCGCATCCCAGTCCCCTTTCGGCCTCCCGCGGATTCTTCGGCTCCCGGCCCTTCAGCCGTGTCAACGACCTGCTGGCGCAGCAGGGCGCGGAGCCCATCGACTGGTCGCGGACCACGGCCGTCGGCAGGGCAGGCTAG
- a CDS encoding DUF3263 domain-containing protein: MAEPMRQPADTPSGQDAKLALGDREQRMLALEREWWKYSGAKEQAIRDLFNMSATHYYQVLNALIDTEAALAHDPMLVKRLRRLRSTRQKARSARRLGADI; this comes from the coding sequence ATGGCTGAGCCGATGCGGCAGCCTGCCGACACGCCCTCCGGACAGGACGCGAAGCTGGCCCTGGGTGACCGCGAGCAGCGCATGCTCGCGCTCGAACGCGAGTGGTGGAAGTACTCCGGTGCGAAGGAGCAGGCCATCCGGGACCTTTTCAACATGTCCGCCACGCACTACTACCAGGTGCTCAACGCGCTGATCGATACCGAGGCGGCGCTCGCGCACGATCCCATGCTCGTGAAGCGGCTGAGGCGGCTGAGGTCCACCCGCCAGAAGGCACGCTCCGCTCGCCGTCTCGGCGCGGACATCTAG